One window from the genome of Citrobacter telavivensis encodes:
- a CDS encoding IS6-like element IS26 family transposase: MNPFKGRHFQRDIILWAVRWYCKYGISYRELQEMLAERGVNVDHSTIYRWVQRYAPEMEKRLRWYWRNPSDLCPWHMDETYVKVNGRWAYLYRAVDSRGRTVDFYLSSRRNSKAAYRFLGKILNNVKKWQIPRFINTDKAPAYGRALALLKRDGRCPSDVEHRQIKYRNNVIECDHGKLKRIIGATLGFKSMKTAYATIKGIEVMRALRKGQASAFYYGDPLGEMRLVSRVFEM, translated from the coding sequence ATGAACCCATTCAAAGGCCGGCATTTTCAGCGTGACATCATTCTGTGGGCCGTACGCTGGTACTGCAAATACGGCATCAGTTACCGTGAGCTGCAGGAGATGCTGGCTGAACGCGGAGTGAATGTCGATCACTCCACGATTTACCGCTGGGTTCAGCGTTATGCGCCTGAAATGGAAAAACGGCTGCGCTGGTACTGGCGTAACCCTTCCGATCTTTGCCCGTGGCACATGGATGAAACCTACGTGAAGGTCAATGGCCGCTGGGCGTATCTGTACCGGGCCGTCGACAGCCGGGGCCGCACTGTCGATTTTTATCTCTCCTCCCGTCGTAACAGCAAAGCTGCATACCGGTTTCTGGGTAAAATCCTCAACAACGTGAAGAAGTGGCAGATCCCGCGATTCATCAACACGGATAAAGCGCCCGCCTATGGTCGCGCGCTTGCTCTGCTCAAACGCGACGGCCGGTGCCCGTCTGACGTTGAACACCGACAGATTAAGTACCGGAACAACGTGATTGAATGCGATCATGGCAAACTGAAACGGATAATCGGCGCCACGCTGGGATTTAAATCCATGAAGACGGCTTACGCCACCATCAAAGGTATTGAGGTGATGCGTGCACTACGCAAAGGCCAGGCCTCAGCATTTTATTATGGTGATCCCCTGGGCGAAATGCGCCTGGTAAGCAGAGTTTTTGAAATGTAA
- a CDS encoding LysR family transcriptional regulator produces MLYSTAGRSLHSGSVMPVISFLLLISEGRALFSAHRDRDCYRSCSVNRLPATGVSAWRALFNEYSIYKMLEGISMSSALRKVDLNLLLIFDSIYRHGSVAEASRELALSPSALSHALNRLRQALGDPLFIRTGGRMLPTVKATGMAINISSALRSISFCLHDSERFEPENSQATFTIAATDYTAAVILPALVARVNHLAPGITIRLIYSRDFNANDDLLSGKVDFALGFEEEEKHSRNGIESMSCFTDDYAVAVRRGHPEITNVLTQELYLRTGHAVVRALLQIVGGDKLIIPFC; encoded by the coding sequence ATGTTGTATTCTACTGCTGGCAGGTCGTTACACTCCGGGTCAGTGATGCCCGTTATCAGTTTTTTACTGCTGATATCAGAAGGTAGGGCTCTTTTTTCGGCACACCGCGATCGGGACTGTTACAGATCATGTTCTGTGAATCGGCTGCCTGCAACCGGTGTCTCAGCCTGGCGTGCTTTGTTCAATGAATACAGTATTTATAAAATGTTAGAGGGAATCAGTATGTCGTCAGCACTGCGAAAAGTGGATTTAAATCTGTTGCTTATTTTCGATTCAATATATCGCCATGGAAGTGTGGCAGAAGCATCCCGGGAACTCGCTCTCAGTCCTTCCGCGTTGAGTCATGCGCTTAACCGCTTACGGCAGGCGTTAGGGGATCCGCTGTTTATTCGGACTGGGGGGCGCATGTTGCCGACGGTGAAAGCGACAGGGATGGCCATTAACATTTCCAGTGCACTGAGAAGCATTTCATTCTGCCTGCATGATTCTGAACGCTTCGAGCCAGAAAATAGCCAGGCGACATTTACAATTGCGGCAACAGATTACACCGCTGCAGTGATCCTGCCTGCATTGGTTGCCCGGGTTAACCATCTTGCGCCAGGGATAACTATCAGGCTTATCTATTCGCGTGACTTTAACGCCAACGACGACCTGCTCTCTGGTAAAGTCGATTTTGCATTAGGTTTTGAAGAAGAAGAAAAACATTCCCGGAACGGTATCGAATCCATGTCATGTTTCACTGATGATTACGCCGTGGCTGTACGTCGGGGACATCCGGAAATCACGAATGTACTTACGCAAGAGCTTTACCTGCGTACGGGGCATGCTGTTGTGCGGGCACTGTTGCAAATAGTCGGTGGTGATAAACTTATCATCCCCTTTTGCTGA
- a CDS encoding thioredoxin gives MSELKKYDENNFCEIERYSGVSVVRLYADWCAPCRQSDVFFREFARQLPEDIRTGVVNVILAPTLTWKYDIASIPVTLFFRQGQLVKRAYGPKSISELSRDLMGAKDQQAYH, from the coding sequence ATGAGCGAACTAAAGAAATACGACGAAAATAATTTTTGTGAAATTGAAAGGTACAGCGGTGTCTCGGTCGTGCGGCTTTATGCTGACTGGTGTGCACCGTGCAGGCAATCAGATGTTTTTTTCAGGGAGTTCGCACGCCAGCTTCCGGAAGATATCAGGACAGGGGTGGTTAATGTCATCCTCGCGCCAACACTGACTTGGAAGTATGATATTGCAAGTATCCCGGTTACCTTATTTTTTCGGCAGGGACAGTTAGTGAAACGAGCTTATGGCCCCAAAAGTATCAGCGAACTCAGCAGAGACCTGATGGGTGCCAAAGACCAACAAGCTTATCATTAG
- a CDS encoding TetR family transcriptional regulator has product MAVMTRDKILFEANALMCGKGYSSFSYADLSKIIGITKASIHHHFPTKDILGETAILESLQKQEQSLTAIDENNKSCVNRIRAYIDLFIESFRNSQLPLCCALSAELDNLPVNMKEKVTIYFDCQVNWLEKTLNEGVDSGEIKSEINIHQAAMMILTLCEGACIVARPVRNEDVFRQSFEQTLTLLINK; this is encoded by the coding sequence ATGGCTGTGATGACTCGTGATAAAATTCTGTTTGAAGCAAATGCGCTTATGTGTGGTAAAGGATATTCTTCATTCAGTTATGCGGATTTATCTAAAATAATTGGAATTACTAAGGCAAGTATTCATCATCACTTCCCGACGAAGGATATCTTGGGCGAAACAGCTATACTGGAATCGTTGCAAAAACAGGAGCAAAGCCTCACAGCAATCGACGAAAATAATAAAAGCTGTGTAAATCGTATCAGAGCATATATTGACTTGTTTATTGAAAGTTTTCGCAACTCCCAATTACCACTTTGCTGCGCACTGTCCGCAGAGTTGGATAATTTGCCGGTAAACATGAAAGAAAAGGTAACGATTTATTTTGATTGTCAGGTGAACTGGCTTGAAAAAACGCTGAACGAAGGTGTTGATTCTGGAGAAATTAAATCTGAAATTAACATCCATCAGGCAGCTATGATGATTCTGACGTTGTGCGAAGGTGCTTGCATTGTCGCGCGACCGGTCAGAAATGAAGACGTGTTCAGACAGAGCTTTGAACAAACTCTTACGCTTTTAATCAATAAATAG
- a CDS encoding carboxymuconolactone decarboxylase family protein translates to MNWNEYRKETLSNVSDFAKAAPETMKALMAVSAAPQKTGHLDEKTRELISVAVAITTRCDGCIAAHAEAAVKAGVTEEELTEALSVAINLNTGAAMVYSSRALAAVRQVQK, encoded by the coding sequence ATGAACTGGAATGAATACCGTAAAGAAACACTGTCTAATGTATCTGATTTTGCAAAGGCCGCTCCTGAAACAATGAAAGCACTGATGGCTGTGTCTGCTGCACCGCAAAAAACCGGCCATCTTGATGAAAAAACGCGTGAGCTGATCTCCGTCGCTGTAGCCATCACCACGCGCTGCGATGGTTGCATCGCCGCTCATGCTGAGGCTGCTGTTAAAGCTGGCGTGACGGAAGAAGAATTAACCGAGGCACTCAGCGTGGCGATAAACCTGAATACGGGTGCCGCAATGGTATATTCCTCCCGTGCACTTGCTGCAGTTCGTCAGGTTCAGAAGTAA
- a CDS encoding alpha/beta fold hydrolase, with translation MTKTRFTFTNNEGHELCALLEEPVGEIKAYSLFAHCFTCGKDLRSASRITRQLLAQGIAVLRFDFTGLGNSEGDFSNTNFSSNLSDLRSAIDMLRLKYQAPALLIGHSLGGTAILAIAGEVPEARVVTTIGSPGELSRLTRLFEDDIKHIETNGSFPVSLAGRQFTIKKQMLDDLKRHNVADKIFMMQKPLLIFHAPQDDTVSIDQAEKIYAAAKHPKSFISLDDADHLLSKPADADYVGSCIASWAFRYL, from the coding sequence ATGACTAAGACACGATTCACATTTACCAATAATGAAGGACATGAACTTTGTGCGCTGCTGGAAGAACCCGTGGGAGAGATAAAAGCTTACAGCCTGTTTGCACATTGTTTCACTTGCGGCAAGGACTTGCGCTCTGCTTCCCGCATTACACGACAACTACTCGCACAGGGAATTGCGGTTCTGCGTTTCGACTTTACAGGACTCGGAAACAGTGAGGGCGATTTTAGTAATACTAATTTTTCCTCCAATCTCAGCGATCTGCGTTCTGCAATCGATATGCTTCGACTGAAATATCAAGCGCCCGCATTGTTGATTGGTCACAGTCTTGGCGGCACCGCGATTCTTGCTATCGCAGGCGAAGTGCCGGAAGCCAGAGTGGTTACCACGATCGGTTCCCCTGGGGAACTGTCGCGATTGACGCGATTGTTCGAAGATGACATTAAACACATTGAAACAAACGGGTCTTTCCCTGTCAGTCTTGCTGGACGTCAATTTACAATAAAAAAGCAAATGCTGGATGATCTTAAACGACATAACGTTGCGGACAAGATTTTTATGATGCAAAAACCACTGCTTATATTTCATGCTCCTCAGGACGATACGGTCTCAATCGATCAGGCTGAAAAGATCTATGCGGCTGCGAAACATCCAAAGAGCTTTATTTCACTGGATGATGCCGATCATCTTCTCAGCAAGCCAGCTGATGCTGATTATGTGGGGTCGTGTATAGCATCTTGGGCATTCCGTTATCTCTAA
- a CDS encoding DUF2534 family protein has translation MLKILKTPEEKKFLIAVACVFIVAACVVSKAAFQGVENQYNLPMETWDISLFIIQGAWVAIYTLMFTIVGSLPFGFYFLGPRDEKS, from the coding sequence ATGTTGAAAATTCTCAAAACCCCGGAAGAGAAAAAATTTCTTATTGCTGTGGCTTGTGTGTTTATCGTTGCGGCATGCGTGGTGTCAAAAGCCGCATTCCAGGGTGTGGAAAACCAGTACAATCTGCCAATGGAAACCTGGGACATATCCCTGTTTATCATCCAGGGCGCATGGGTGGCCATTTACACCCTTATGTTTACGATTGTAGGCTCACTGCCCTTTGGCTTTTATTTCCTGGGGCCCAGGGATGAAAAGAGTTAG
- a CDS encoding IS110 family transposase, translating to MTETNQFAAHVGLDWADKKHDVCVQFKNGERTFHVIEHTPEALDVWLTELHQKVKGRIAIAVELKKGPVVYALQKYPFITVFPVHALSLARYRQAFSPSGAKDDPQDAELALELMLRYPQKIKAIEPDNADIRLLQQLVEQRRQLVEDKRRFVNRLINTLKQYYPQPLEWFSHRGSLLLCELIMRWPSLQQLKRARRDTIRNFLNAKGGRAMALTEQRVVSIDNAIPLTTDPSVIEANALMATALATQIKVVSEIIKTYDERIETLFDTLPDSGLFKSLPGMGPCLGPRMLAALGDNRDRFNSAEEIQNYAGIAPVTERSGQKSWVHWRWQCAKFVRQTFVEWAAKTVNSSYWARLYYRGLREKGKSHQSAIRALAFKWIRIIYRCWKTKTQYDEAKYLLALEARKSPLLKP from the coding sequence ATGACTGAGACTAATCAATTTGCTGCGCACGTTGGTCTGGACTGGGCAGATAAAAAGCACGATGTCTGTGTTCAGTTTAAAAACGGTGAACGCACATTCCATGTGATTGAACATACGCCGGAAGCGCTTGATGTCTGGCTTACCGAGTTACACCAGAAGGTAAAAGGCAGGATCGCTATCGCCGTTGAGCTGAAGAAAGGTCCCGTGGTGTATGCTCTTCAGAAATATCCATTTATCACCGTTTTCCCCGTCCACGCTTTGTCTCTGGCTCGTTACCGGCAAGCCTTCTCGCCCAGCGGTGCTAAAGATGACCCGCAGGATGCCGAGCTGGCATTAGAGTTAATGCTGCGTTATCCCCAAAAGATAAAAGCCATTGAACCCGACAATGCCGATATCCGGTTACTCCAGCAACTGGTTGAGCAGCGTCGTCAGTTGGTTGAAGATAAGCGCCGTTTTGTGAACCGGCTAATCAACACACTCAAACAGTATTATCCTCAGCCCCTGGAGTGGTTCTCACATCGGGGTAGCTTGCTATTGTGTGAACTGATTATGCGATGGCCCAGTCTGCAACAACTAAAACGAGCCAGGCGAGACACGATCCGCAACTTTCTCAATGCCAAAGGTGGCCGCGCAATGGCCCTTACCGAGCAGCGTGTTGTGAGTATTGATAACGCCATTCCGTTGACGACAGACCCGAGTGTTATAGAGGCTAATGCTTTGATGGCAACAGCACTGGCGACACAAATTAAAGTCGTGAGTGAAATCATCAAAACCTATGACGAACGAATCGAAACGCTGTTTGACACATTGCCAGATTCGGGGCTGTTCAAATCACTTCCGGGCATGGGGCCGTGTTTGGGACCACGAATGCTTGCTGCACTTGGTGATAACCGTGACCGGTTTAACAGCGCTGAAGAAATTCAAAACTACGCAGGTATTGCACCGGTGACAGAACGAAGTGGCCAGAAATCCTGGGTTCACTGGCGATGGCAGTGTGCCAAGTTCGTCCGGCAAACCTTTGTTGAATGGGCTGCCAAGACGGTTAACTCATCATACTGGGCCAGACTTTATTATCGGGGACTGCGAGAAAAAGGAAAATCTCACCAGTCTGCAATCCGGGCTCTGGCCTTCAAATGGATAAGGATCATTTACCGCTGCTGGAAGACCAAGACCCAGTACGATGAAGCGAAGTATTTGCTGGCACTGGAAGCGCGAAAGTCGCCCTTACTGAAGCCATAA
- a CDS encoding ISL3-like element ISPpu12 family transposase: MTELPDNILHLPQYQVLGCKSTDDEMHFQVDVPDPIACEECGVQGEFVRFGKRDVPYRDLPIHGKRVTLWVVRRRYTCRACKTTFRPQLPEMVDGFRMTLRLHEYVEKESFNHPYTFVAAQTGLDEKTVRDIFNARAEFLGRWHRFETPRILGIDELYLNKRYRCILTNIEERTLLDLLATRRQNVVTNYLMKLKDRQKVEIVSMDMWNPYRAAVKAVLPQARIVVDKSHVVRMANDALERVRKGLRKELKPSQSRTLKGDRKILLKRAHEVSDRERLIMETWTGAFPQLLAAYEHKERFYGIWDATTRLQAEAALDEWIATIPKGQKEVWSDLVRAVGNWREETMTYFETDMPVTNAYTESINRLAKDKNREGRGYSFEVMRARMLYTTKHKKKAPTAKVSPFYKKTIGYGLPDFAEELNYGVDLSTI, encoded by the coding sequence ATGACCGAACTTCCCGACAACATCCTTCACCTGCCGCAATACCAAGTACTGGGCTGCAAATCAACCGACGACGAAATGCACTTCCAGGTGGACGTGCCCGATCCCATCGCCTGCGAGGAATGCGGCGTGCAGGGTGAGTTCGTACGGTTCGGCAAGCGTGACGTTCCCTATCGTGATCTGCCCATCCACGGCAAGCGGGTCACTCTCTGGGTGGTCCGCCGCCGATACACCTGCCGGGCCTGCAAGACAACATTCAGGCCCCAGCTACCGGAGATGGTGGACGGATTCCGTATGACACTGCGGCTGCATGAGTACGTGGAGAAGGAATCCTTCAACCACCCCTACACCTTTGTGGCGGCACAGACCGGCCTGGACGAGAAGACGGTGCGCGACATCTTCAACGCCCGCGCCGAGTTCCTGGGGCGCTGGCACCGCTTCGAGACGCCCCGCATCCTGGGCATTGACGAGCTATACCTGAACAAGCGCTACCGCTGCATTCTGACCAACATTGAGGAGCGAACCCTGCTCGACCTGCTGGCCACCCGCCGCCAGAACGTGGTGACCAACTACCTGATGAAGCTGAAAGACCGGCAGAAGGTCGAGATCGTCAGCATGGACATGTGGAACCCCTACCGGGCAGCGGTCAAGGCTGTGCTGCCCCAGGCCCGTATCGTGGTCGATAAGTCCCATGTGGTGCGCATGGCCAACGATGCCCTAGAGAGAGTGCGCAAGGGCCTCAGAAAGGAGCTGAAACCGTCCCAGAGCCGGACTCTCAAGGGAGACCGGAAAATCCTGCTGAAACGCGCTCACGAAGTCTCAGACCGGGAGCGCCTCATCATGGAGACCTGGACAGGCGCGTTCCCGCAACTGCTGGCCGCCTACGAGCACAAGGAGCGCTTCTACGGCATCTGGGACGCCACCACACGGCTCCAGGCAGAAGCCGCCCTGGACGAGTGGATAGCCACCATCCCGAAGGGCCAAAAGGAAGTCTGGAGCGATCTGGTCAGGGCAGTGGGAAACTGGCGCGAAGAGACCATGACCTACTTCGAGACGGACATGCCCGTCACCAACGCTTACACGGAGTCCATCAACCGACTGGCCAAGGACAAGAACCGTGAAGGGCGCGGTTACTCCTTCGAGGTGATGCGGGCACGAATGCTCTACACCACGAAGCACAAGAAGAAGGCACCGACTGCGAAGGTCTCTCCTTTCTACAAGAAAACCATCGGTTACGGACTGCCGGACTTCGCAGAGGAACTCAACTACGGAGTCGATCTATCAACCATCTGA
- a CDS encoding signal peptidase II, translating into MPSMAYGEYVSVTPFFNWVHLWNTGAAFSLFANGGGWQRYFFIGIAVVVSIFLIKLILENRHKGEAIAYSLILGGAMGNLIDRVFRGYVVDSFDFYWRDWHWPAFNLADIAIVLGALLFVSSSLLGKKANTNAEPDGSD; encoded by the coding sequence GTGCCATCAATGGCCTATGGCGAGTATGTTTCGGTGACCCCGTTCTTTAACTGGGTGCACCTATGGAACACCGGTGCCGCATTCAGTCTTTTTGCGAATGGTGGAGGCTGGCAGCGCTACTTTTTTATCGGAATCGCGGTAGTGGTCTCGATTTTTCTGATCAAGCTGATCCTTGAAAATCGTCATAAAGGAGAAGCCATCGCTTACAGTCTTATCCTCGGTGGCGCCATGGGCAACCTGATTGACCGGGTCTTTCGCGGCTATGTTGTGGATTCCTTTGATTTCTATTGGCGAGACTGGCATTGGCCGGCCTTCAACCTGGCTGATATTGCAATTGTCCTCGGTGCCTTACTTTTCGTTTCCAGCAGCTTGTTGGGTAAAAAAGCAAACACCAATGCCGAGCCGGATGGATCTGACTGA
- the merR gene encoding Hg(II)-responsive transcriptional regulator, protein MQINFENLTIGVFAKAAGVNVETIRFYQRKGLLPEPDKPYGSIRRYGEADVTRVRFVKSAQRLGFSLDEIAELLRLEDGTHCEEASGLAEHKLKDVREKMADLARMEAVLSELVCACHARKGNVSCPLIASLQDGTKLAASARGSHGVTTP, encoded by the coding sequence ATGCAAATTAATTTTGAGAATCTGACCATTGGCGTTTTTGCCAAGGCGGCCGGGGTCAATGTGGAGACCATCCGGTTCTACCAGCGCAAGGGCCTGCTGCCGGAGCCAGACAAGCCCTATGGCAGCATTCGCCGCTATGGCGAGGCGGATGTAACACGAGTGCGGTTCGTGAAATCGGCCCAGCGGCTGGGCTTTAGCCTGGACGAAATCGCCGAGCTACTGCGGCTGGAGGATGGCACCCATTGCGAGGAAGCCAGCGGCCTGGCCGAGCACAAGCTCAAGGATGTGCGCGAGAAGATGGCCGACTTGGCACGCATGGAGGCCGTGCTGTCTGAACTGGTGTGCGCCTGCCACGCGCGGAAAGGGAACGTTTCCTGCCCGCTGATTGCGTCACTGCAAGACGGAACGAAGCTCGCTGCATCGGCGCGGGGGAGTCACGGGGTGACTACGCCTTAG
- a CDS encoding signal peptidase II: protein MLIIGKKLSPYALLSISGLLAASDQAVKWLVQQSMAYGEYVSVTPFFNWVHLWNTGAAFSLFANGGGWQRYFFIGIAVVVSIFLIKLILENRHKGEAIAYSLILGGAMGNLIDRVFRGYVVDSFDFYWRDWHWPAFNLADIAIVLGALLFVSSSLLGKKANTNAESDGSD, encoded by the coding sequence ATGCTCATTATTGGCAAAAAGCTCTCGCCGTATGCCCTATTGTCCATATCGGGCCTGCTGGCAGCGTCTGATCAGGCCGTAAAATGGCTGGTGCAACAATCAATGGCCTATGGCGAGTATGTTTCGGTGACCCCGTTCTTTAACTGGGTGCACCTATGGAACACCGGTGCCGCATTCAGTCTTTTTGCGAATGGTGGAGGCTGGCAGCGCTACTTTTTTATCGGAATCGCGGTAGTGGTCTCGATTTTTCTGATCAAGCTGATCCTTGAAAATCGTCATAAAGGAGAAGCCATCGCTTACAGTCTTATCCTCGGTGGCGCCATGGGCAACCTGATTGACCGGGTCTTTCGCGGCTATGTTGTGGATTCCTTTGATTTCTATTGGCGAGACTGGCATTGGCCGGCCTTCAACCTGGCTGATATTGCAATTGTCCTCGGTGCCTTACTTTTCGTTTCCAGCAGCTTGTTGGGTAAAAAAGCAAACACCAATGCCGAGTCGGATGGATCTGACTGA
- the rsgA gene encoding small ribosomal subunit biogenesis GTPase RsgA — translation MSKNKLSKGQERRVQANHQRRLKRTDKKPELDDSQLGEPQDGIVISRFGMHADVEAADGTQHRCNIRRTLRSLVTGDRVVWRPGVGTHAGVKGIVEAVHERTSVLNRPDIYDGVKPIAANIDQIVIVSAILPELSLNMIDRYLVACETLEVEPLIVLNKIDLLDAEARKHVDGMMDIYRHIGYRVLEVSSQTREGMEAFEQALVDRISIFAGQSGVGKSSLLNALLPPSDKQILVNQVSDVSGLGQHTTTAARLYHFQHGGDVIDSPGVREFGLWHLEPEQVTQAYVEFRDYLGGCKFRDCRHDTDPGCAIRGAMEKGDIAKERFENYHRILESMASVKVRKNFTDAAG, via the coding sequence GTGAGCAAGAACAAACTGTCCAAAGGTCAAGAACGCCGCGTGCAGGCGAACCATCAACGTCGTCTGAAACGCACAGATAAGAAACCGGAATTGGATGATTCCCAACTGGGCGAGCCGCAAGACGGCATCGTCATCAGCCGTTTCGGCATGCACGCCGACGTTGAAGCCGCGGATGGCACCCAGCACCGCTGCAATATCCGCCGGACATTGCGTTCGCTGGTGACCGGCGATCGCGTAGTGTGGCGCCCAGGCGTCGGCACCCATGCAGGGGTCAAAGGCATCGTCGAGGCCGTGCATGAACGCACTTCCGTCCTGAATCGTCCCGACATTTACGACGGCGTGAAACCCATCGCTGCCAATATCGATCAGATCGTCATCGTTTCCGCGATCCTGCCAGAGCTGTCACTGAATATGATCGACCGCTACCTGGTGGCTTGTGAAACACTGGAGGTCGAACCGCTGATCGTACTTAACAAAATCGATCTGCTGGATGCCGAAGCACGCAAGCACGTCGACGGCATGATGGATATCTATCGCCATATTGGCTATCGGGTGTTGGAAGTCTCCAGCCAGACGCGTGAAGGCATGGAAGCGTTTGAACAAGCGCTGGTTGATCGCATCAGTATCTTTGCCGGCCAGTCCGGGGTGGGTAAATCCAGCCTGTTGAATGCCCTGCTGCCACCGAGCGATAAGCAAATTCTGGTAAATCAGGTTTCCGATGTCTCAGGCCTCGGGCAACATACCACCACCGCCGCGCGGCTGTACCATTTCCAGCACGGCGGCGATGTGATCGATTCACCGGGTGTGCGTGAGTTTGGTCTGTGGCATCTGGAGCCGGAACAAGTGACTCAAGCCTATGTCGAATTCCGTGACTATTTGGGCGGTTGCAAATTCCGCGACTGCCGCCACGACACCGACCCAGGCTGCGCCATCCGTGGAGCGATGGAGAAAGGCGATATCGCGAAAGAGCGTTTTGAAAACTACCATCGCATTCTGGAAAGCATGGCATCCGTGAAGGTTCGCAAGAACTTTACCGACGCCGCAGGCTGA
- a CDS encoding IS6-like element IS26 family transposase — translation MNPFKGRHFQRDIILWAVRWYCKYGISYRELQEMLAERGVNVDHSTIYRWVQRYAPEMEKRLRWYWRNPSDLCPWHMDETYVKVNGRWAYLYRAVDSRGRTVDFYLSSRRNSKAAYRFLGKILNNVKKWQIPRFINTDKAPAYGRALALLKREGRCPSDVEHRQIKYRNNVIECDHGKLKRIIDATLGFKSMKTAYATIKGIEVMRALRKGQASAFYYGDPLGEMRLVSRVFEM, via the coding sequence ATGAACCCATTCAAAGGCCGGCATTTTCAGCGTGACATCATTCTGTGGGCCGTACGCTGGTACTGCAAATACGGCATCAGTTACCGTGAGCTGCAGGAGATGCTGGCTGAACGCGGAGTGAATGTCGATCACTCCACGATTTACCGCTGGGTTCAGCGTTATGCGCCTGAAATGGAAAAACGGCTGCGCTGGTACTGGCGTAACCCTTCCGATCTTTGCCCGTGGCACATGGATGAAACCTACGTGAAGGTCAATGGCCGCTGGGCGTATCTGTACCGGGCCGTCGACAGCCGGGGCCGCACTGTCGATTTTTATCTCTCCTCCCGTCGTAACAGCAAAGCTGCATACCGGTTTCTGGGTAAAATCCTCAACAACGTGAAGAAGTGGCAGATCCCGCGATTCATCAACACGGATAAAGCGCCCGCCTATGGTCGCGCGCTTGCTCTGCTCAAACGCGAAGGCCGGTGCCCGTCTGACGTTGAACACCGACAGATTAAGTACCGGAACAACGTGATTGAATGCGATCATGGCAAACTGAAACGGATAATCGACGCCACGCTGGGATTTAAATCCATGAAGACGGCTTACGCCACCATCAAAGGTATTGAGGTGATGCGTGCACTACGCAAAGGCCAGGCCTCAGCATTTTATTATGGTGATCCCCTGGGCGAAATGCGCCTGGTAAGCAGAGTTTTTGAAATGTAA